A segment of the Panacibacter ginsenosidivorans genome:
ACCGCTCTTCAGAATGTAGGTAATGAAATACAGAACTATAAGGCTTCTTAAGATTTGAAGAAAAAAAATAAGTAAAAATGACAAAAAGAATAAATAATAAGAAAGGGGAAAACTTTCCTCAAACATAAATAGATTATAATACCCTCCACGCAGAATAGAAGTTTTTAGTTAGTAGTAGTTGTAAAAAGACGGTATCTTTTGGGTGATCTTTGTTTTTTATGAAACCAGCTGATATTTACATGGCATCTTCTGTTGCGTCGCACACTTGTACACCTGAAAAAAATAAACAGAAGAAGCAGGTACTTTTGCCTGACTTATTTGCAGGTTGCAATACCAGTAGTCAGGTCGGTTTTATTTTGAGTGATATTAGCCCTTCAACTTAAAAACCTCTAAGTGGTTAAGGATAAAAAGCATCCCGCAAGAGATGCTCAGCTCAGGTTTATCTTAGGTATAGCAACGCGTTTAACCTTCAAACCATTAAAAAAATACAAAGGTTGTACTACAGCTTATGTTATTAAATAATTCTACCGATACAACAGGTAATATCTTTCCCTGTTTCATACAGGTTATTCGGAAATCACTCACCACATTCTGATGATCACATCAGCATTATCCTTGAATGTATCTGACACATTTAATAACACAGGTGAACTATAATACATGGTAAAATCTACTGTTGCTTTATTTTATTTTTTTCACTAAAAACAGTGAGCAACAATACAGATTCCTGAATAGCTGTTGCATTAAAAGGTTGTTTGCTGTGCAACACAACTATGTTTCCATCGCTGAGATTTTTTACACCCTGGGTTGATTCAAAACTTACCGCACCTTCAATTATCTGAGCTGTTAGAAGTGCATCTATTTCCTGTGGAAATAAGGTAGCACCTCCTTTTAGAACAAGAAGAACAATGGTAACGCTATCATTTTTGAAGATCGTTATTGCATTTCTGTCACTCTTTTCCCATGTTATCTCCTGCTTCAGCAACAGAATATTTTCTTTAACGTCAGCATATAATTGAGATGCATCAAGTATTCTTGAACCCTCCGGACGATTTTTTGTTGCTTCACTATATTTCATATTTCATTTTTTTCTCTGGTAAATACAAAACGTCATTTTTGCCTTAACGCAATTACCCTGCCATAAGAACTTTTGGAGAAACACATATTTGCCCTGGCCAACAAAACGAGGGAGCAAATGATGGTATTTATCAGCAACAATAAAATTTTATATGTAAGGCTTTCAAAACTTCATCAGCGTTATAAATATAATGTTACCATAAGCTGGCATGTTTTTAGAATTTCAACTGTATTAAATTCTCCAAACATGCATTTTGATATAAATAAGTTTTACAGTACAGCCTATAACTGGATTTTAGCCTTTGGTCCGCGGCTGATAGCGGCAATCATCTTTTTTGTTGTTGCACAATGGACAATAAGGATTTTAAAAAGAGGCATGAATAAAGCTCTTTTTAAAAAAAATATTAGCAGTTCTCTTAAGCCATTCCTTGTAAGTTTAACTGCTGCCATCTTACAGGTTCTTACCGTTCTAGTTGTTCTGCAAATACTGAATTTACGATTAACAATATTCACTGCTATCGTTGGTGGTATAAGTGTAGCAGCAGGTTTAGCTTTATCCGGCACACTCCAGAATTTCACCAGTGGCGTTTTAATTTTGTTGTTGAAACCTTATCGGTCCGGTGATACCATAGTTGCACAGGGATATGAGGGCATCGTTAAATCAATACAGATCTTTTACACTTTGATCAATACTTATGATAACAAAACGGTAGTAGTTCCAAATAGCAAATTATCAAACGAAGTAATTGTTAACCTTAGTCGTGAAACCACCAGAAGGCTTGATATATCTCTAAAGCTTGGTTTCGGAATTGATTTTGATAAAATAAAGAATGTGGTGAATGACACGATCAAAAATTTTCCGGGGATAACATCAAATCCAAAACCAGATCTGGGCATTGCCGAAGTGTTGGCTGATGGTTACAGAGTTGAACTAAATGTTTGGGTCAGTTCAAAAGACTTTCATAAACTAAGAAATAGCTTGCAGGAAAAGCTTATCTGCGATATGAAAAAAGCTGAAATAAAATTGCCCGGTACCTAATGAAAAATAGATGTTGTTTTAAGTTGAATGGTGGACAAGGCGCAGAAGTGTGCGACGCAACGAAGATGACATGGTTGCTTTTGCCGGCATCATAAAACATCCCGTAACTATAATGCTCTTAAATTGAACCAAGAAAAAATATTAGAATTTTCTGAATCAGCAATTACAGGTGAGATGCATAAAAAAATAGGTTTTGCAATTCTAGGATTAGGAGAGCTTACAGAAACGCAATTACTGCCGGCATTCGAAAAATGCAGGTATGCTGAACCTGTGGCATTGGTAAGTGATGATACTTACAAGGCAAATGAACTTGCTGAAAAATATAATCTCAGGAAATCCTGCGTGTATAGCTATGATAATTTTGATGAGATCGGAAAAAATCCAGCTGTTGATGTTGTATATATTGTTTTGCCAAATGTTATGCACAAAGATTTTACGATAAGATCAGCAAAGGCAGGCAAACACGTGCTGTGCGAAAAGCCTATGGCTACAAACATTTCAGATGCTAAAATGATGATCGATGCATGTAAAAATGCAAATCGAAAACTAATGATAGCGTATCGTATTCAGCATGAGCCGCATAACAGGGTTATAAAAGAATGGATAGACAATGATGTATTTGGCAGGGTTAAAGTGATTGAATGTTTTAACGGCGAATATATTGATGATGCATCTCAATGGCGTTTTAAGCAATCGCTTGCGGGTGGCGGAGCTCTTATGGATCTGGGAATTTATTGCATCAATACCATCCGTTTTTTAACCGGCAATGAACCTGTTTGGGTTGCTGCAAATATGTACAGCACACCAGGTGATAAAAGATTTAAAGAAGTGGAAGAAACAATTTTATTTCAGATGGGATTTGAGGACGGAATTATTGCATCATGCGCAGCCAGTTATAGTTTGAATTACCAGCGATACAGATGCTTTACCAATAATACCTGGTTTGGGATGGATCCTGCCTTTGCGTACAGCGATCTGAAGATCGAGGTATCTAAAACAAATGATGGAAAAGATTCTCCGCTGCCGGTTGTTAAACAGGAAAATCAATTTGTATTGGTGATGGATCACATGGCGGAATGTATTTTAAATGATAAAAGTTTAGCTACGCCTGGCGAGGAAGGATTAAAAGATCAATATGTAATTGCTGCCATTTACAAATCTGCAAAACAAAAAAAAGTGATATTTCTTAATGAAATAACAGAAGACAATTAACAACGGAAATTCATATTCGTTTGTGACCTTCTTCTTGTTGAGAGAATTCTGCTTTAATATTTTTTTCTTTGCTGATAACTAAACATCCATCCATTTGCGCCTCCTTGAGCAAATGATTCTATTGCCTGAAATTTACGAAACAAAAAGTAACCTCCCTTTGATCCGAAAAACATAACAGGGCAAAAGCCTTGTTTAGTTTTCAAAAATCGCGGATCAATTTTTATTGACCTCAAGATAAAATTTCACGGAGTCGACTTTTAAAGCACCAAGGATTTAATGTTTCCCGATTTTATTTGATAGGAAGGAGAATAAAAATGCCTGTAAAATCAGACATTTACAGGCATTTGAAGAAAATCAGATCTTAATCAGTCGGGTGGACTGGATTCGAACCAGCGACCCCCTGCACCCCATGCAGATACGCTACCGGGCTGCGCCACCACCCGAACCTCATGATAAAATATGTAAACCATACCTATCATCCCGTGGACCCATTTTTAGATGGGCTGCAAATGTAACGGCTTTTTACAAAAATCCGCCTATCTTGCGACAAATTTTACAGCCTTCTCATGAAGATTTTACTGAAGCAGGTTACTATTGCTGATCCAAATTCAACCTACAACGGTTTAGTAAAAGACATTCTGATTATTGACGGAAGTATTGCTCACATCAGAGATGAAATAACAGAAGCAGACAAAGTAATGCAGTTTAAAAACGCTGCGGTTTCTCCCGGCTGGGTAGATGTATTTACTCACTTTTGTGACCCGGGATTTGAATATCGGGAGACTGTTGAAAGTGGCGCTGCCGCTGCAGTTTCAGGGGGTTATACAAGAGTGTTCACCTTACCTAATACAGCCCCCGTAATACACAGTAAATCCCAGGTAGAATACATTGTTCAGAAAAGTGCTGGCACTGCAATTCATATACAACCTTTGGGGGCAGTCACAAAAAATATTGAGGGTAAAGATCTTGCTGAAATGTACGACATGTACTCAAGTGGCGCAGTCGCTTTTAGTGATGGTATAAACCCTGTTCAATCAGCAGGATTAATGGTAAAAGCGCTGCAATATGTAAAGGCTTTTAATGGTGTTGTTATACAGGTTCCTGTTGATAAAAGTATAGGCCAGTTTGGGCTGATGCATGAAGGAATTATTTCAACACAACTTGGGTTGCCCGGTATTCCTGCCATGGCAGAAGAATTGATGATTGCAAGAGATATTAAGTTGGCACGCTATGCCGATTCAAAACTTCATTTCACAGGAGTTACAACAGCAAAATCACTCGAGTATATAAAGAGAGCCAAAGATGCCGGTTTACAGGTCACCTGTTCAGTTACACCCTATCATTTGTTCTTTTGTGATGAAGATCTTACAACTTATGATACGAATCTGAAAGTAAATCCGCCG
Coding sequences within it:
- a CDS encoding mechanosensitive ion channel family protein, with amino-acid sequence MMVFISNNKILYVRLSKLHQRYKYNVTISWHVFRISTVLNSPNMHFDINKFYSTAYNWILAFGPRLIAAIIFFVVAQWTIRILKRGMNKALFKKNISSSLKPFLVSLTAAILQVLTVLVVLQILNLRLTIFTAIVGGISVAAGLALSGTLQNFTSGVLILLLKPYRSGDTIVAQGYEGIVKSIQIFYTLINTYDNKTVVVPNSKLSNEVIVNLSRETTRRLDISLKLGFGIDFDKIKNVVNDTIKNFPGITSNPKPDLGIAEVLADGYRVELNVWVSSKDFHKLRNSLQEKLICDMKKAEIKLPGT
- a CDS encoding Gfo/Idh/MocA family protein, whose product is MHKKIGFAILGLGELTETQLLPAFEKCRYAEPVALVSDDTYKANELAEKYNLRKSCVYSYDNFDEIGKNPAVDVVYIVLPNVMHKDFTIRSAKAGKHVLCEKPMATNISDAKMMIDACKNANRKLMIAYRIQHEPHNRVIKEWIDNDVFGRVKVIECFNGEYIDDASQWRFKQSLAGGGALMDLGIYCINTIRFLTGNEPVWVAANMYSTPGDKRFKEVEETILFQMGFEDGIIASCAASYSLNYQRYRCFTNNTWFGMDPAFAYSDLKIEVSKTNDGKDSPLPVVKQENQFVLVMDHMAECILNDKSLATPGEEGLKDQYVIAAIYKSAKQKKVIFLNEITEDN
- a CDS encoding dihydroorotase; translated protein: MKILLKQVTIADPNSTYNGLVKDILIIDGSIAHIRDEITEADKVMQFKNAAVSPGWVDVFTHFCDPGFEYRETVESGAAAAVSGGYTRVFTLPNTAPVIHSKSQVEYIVQKSAGTAIHIQPLGAVTKNIEGKDLAEMYDMYSSGAVAFSDGINPVQSAGLMVKALQYVKAFNGVVIQVPVDKSIGQFGLMHEGIISTQLGLPGIPAMAEELMIARDIKLARYADSKLHFTGVTTAKSLEYIKRAKDAGLQVTCSVTPYHLFFCDEDLTTYDTNLKVNPPLRSRADMMNLREAVKNGLVDCIASHHIPQDWDNKTCEFEYAKNGMVGLQTAYTAVQTAIPELSTGNIAGLFATNARNIFSLPPATINEGSIAELTIFSKEGKNIFNKEQIKSKSYNSAFVDRELNGEVLGIFNKNQLLLN